A genome region from Streptomyces sp. NBC_01296 includes the following:
- a CDS encoding ArnT family glycosyltransferase encodes MTTAVPPMDSPFPERAPTAPTTPTATATATAGAGTATAGRPRWERPAYVALLLATAVLLLWNLGASGYANSFYSAAVQAGSESWKAFFFGSSDAGNSITVDKPPAALWPMALSVRLFGLGGWQILVPQALMGVGTTAVLYAAVRRHFGPAAALLSGTAFALTPVAALMFRFNNPDALLTLLLTVTVYCVLRALDGAHAKWLVWAGVAVGFAFLTKTLQAFVILPPLALVYAVCAPTRLRRRLGQLLVAGAAMVVAGGWWVAIVELWPASSRPYIGGSQNNSFLELTLGYNGLGRINGNETGSVGGGARAGGGGGGGGGGGGGWGETGIDRLFSANIGGQISWLLPAALVLLVTGLVITWRARRATDSLEGMARAAFLVWGGALLITALVFSYMQGIFHEYYTVALSPFVAALVGMGVAMLWEERGSKAAALTLSGTLALTAWWSYVLLGRSTGYLPWLRWTVLVAGLAAAAGLLLGARLGRRFVLGAAALGLGAALAGPLAYCLTTVDSTRGGSIVTAGPAVAGGRGGMGMRFFGAGELPPGAGPQGGVPQQGRPGQQGQGRQGGVPGGGPQGQGGPRQFPGGQGGQAGGGRGERGPQNAGGGPGGLLNGTKASKEATAALRKDAAKYTWAAAAVGAQNAASYQLASGEPVMPIGGFNGSDPSPTLAKFQEYVRTGKVHYFIGDNDSAGSEGQGMRGGGPGGGTSSAISSWIKASFRSTTVGGATFYDLTAPLNGTSAPS; translated from the coding sequence ATGACCACGGCCGTACCACCCATGGACTCCCCGTTCCCCGAACGGGCCCCGACCGCTCCGACCACCCCGACCGCCACCGCCACCGCCACCGCCGGCGCCGGAACCGCGACCGCGGGGCGCCCCCGCTGGGAGCGGCCCGCGTACGTGGCGCTCCTGCTGGCCACCGCCGTCCTGCTGCTGTGGAACCTGGGAGCCTCCGGCTACGCCAACTCCTTCTACTCCGCGGCCGTCCAGGCGGGCAGCGAGAGCTGGAAGGCCTTCTTCTTCGGCTCCTCCGACGCCGGGAACTCCATCACCGTCGACAAGCCCCCGGCCGCCCTGTGGCCGATGGCGCTGTCCGTCCGGCTGTTCGGGCTCGGCGGCTGGCAGATCCTCGTCCCGCAGGCCCTGATGGGCGTCGGCACCACCGCCGTGCTCTACGCCGCCGTACGCCGTCACTTCGGGCCCGCGGCCGCACTGCTCAGCGGCACGGCCTTCGCACTCACCCCGGTCGCCGCGCTGATGTTCCGCTTCAACAACCCGGACGCGCTGCTGACCCTGCTGCTGACCGTCACCGTCTACTGCGTCCTGCGCGCCCTCGACGGCGCCCACGCCAAGTGGCTGGTCTGGGCCGGCGTCGCGGTCGGCTTCGCCTTCCTGACCAAGACCCTGCAGGCCTTCGTCATCCTGCCGCCGCTCGCCCTCGTGTACGCCGTCTGCGCGCCGACCCGGCTGCGCCGCCGGCTGGGCCAGCTGCTGGTCGCCGGAGCCGCCATGGTGGTGGCCGGCGGCTGGTGGGTCGCGATCGTGGAGCTCTGGCCCGCGTCCTCCCGCCCGTACATCGGCGGCTCGCAGAACAACTCCTTCCTGGAGCTGACCCTCGGCTACAACGGCCTCGGCCGGATCAACGGCAACGAGACCGGCAGCGTGGGCGGGGGCGCCCGCGCCGGGGGCGGCGGAGGCGGCGGCGGAGGCGGCGGCGGGGGCTGGGGAGAGACCGGCATCGACCGGCTCTTCTCCGCCAACATCGGCGGGCAGATCTCCTGGCTGCTCCCGGCCGCCCTCGTCCTGCTCGTCACCGGACTGGTGATCACCTGGCGGGCCCGGCGGGCCACCGACTCCCTGGAGGGCATGGCCCGCGCGGCCTTCCTGGTGTGGGGCGGCGCCCTGCTGATCACGGCGCTCGTCTTCAGCTACATGCAGGGCATCTTCCACGAGTACTACACGGTGGCGCTGTCGCCGTTCGTGGCCGCACTGGTGGGCATGGGCGTGGCCATGCTGTGGGAGGAGCGGGGCAGCAAGGCCGCCGCGCTCACCCTGTCCGGCACCCTCGCCCTCACCGCGTGGTGGTCGTACGTCCTCCTCGGCCGCTCGACCGGATACCTGCCGTGGCTGCGCTGGACGGTCCTCGTGGCCGGCCTGGCGGCGGCCGCCGGGCTGCTCCTCGGCGCGCGGCTCGGCCGGCGGTTCGTGCTGGGTGCGGCGGCGCTCGGGCTGGGCGCGGCGCTGGCCGGTCCCCTCGCGTACTGCCTGACCACGGTGGACTCCACGCGCGGCGGCTCGATCGTGACGGCCGGGCCCGCGGTCGCGGGCGGCCGGGGCGGTATGGGCATGCGGTTCTTCGGCGCCGGTGAACTCCCGCCCGGTGCGGGCCCGCAGGGCGGCGTGCCGCAGCAGGGCCGGCCGGGGCAGCAAGGGCAGGGCCGGCAGGGCGGGGTCCCGGGCGGCGGTCCTCAGGGCCAGGGCGGACCCCGGCAGTTCCCCGGCGGCCAGGGCGGCCAGGCGGGCGGCGGGCGCGGTGAGCGCGGCCCGCAGAACGCCGGCGGGGGCCCCGGCGGCCTGCTGAACGGCACCAAGGCCAGCAAGGAGGCCACGGCGGCCCTGCGCAAGGACGCGGCGAAGTACACCTGGGCGGCAGCCGCCGTCGGTGCGCAGAACGCGGCGAGCTACCAGCTGGCCTCCGGCGAGCCGGTGATGCCGATCGGCGGGTTCAACGGCAGCGACCCCTCCCCGACGCTCGCCAAGTTCCAGGAGTACGTGCGCACCGGGAAGGTCCACTACTTCATCGGCGACAACGACAGCGCCGGCAGCGAGGGGCAGGGCATGCGCGGCGGCGGTCCGGGCGGCGGCACCAGCAGCGCCATCTCGAGCTGGATCAAGGCCAGCTTCAGGTCCACGACGGTCGGCGGAGCCACCTTCTACGACCTGACCGCCCCCCTGAACGGCACGTCCGCCCCGTCCTGA
- a CDS encoding TetR/AcrR family transcriptional regulator, whose amino-acid sequence MVTAADPGKARTSVWLAGGHTAPARRRTEAPSGLDRERITGATVRLLDAEGLARFSMRRLAAGLGVTAMSLYWYVDTKHDLLELALDRALGELPLPRTAPAEPAVPVQDGWPGRLKSLACGYRRLLAQHPWVAPLTAAYPNIGPHARAFDSALQRLLDATGLAGACRTGAHLAVSQFLHGCGGAARRVSDGDFVLAVDVLIAGIEAKAAARPGA is encoded by the coding sequence ATGGTGACCGCGGCCGATCCCGGCAAGGCCCGGACCAGCGTGTGGCTGGCCGGCGGGCACACCGCACCCGCCAGACGCCGCACCGAGGCGCCCTCCGGCCTCGACCGGGAGCGGATCACCGGCGCCACCGTACGGCTCCTCGACGCCGAGGGGCTGGCACGGTTCTCGATGCGCCGGCTCGCGGCCGGGCTCGGGGTCACCGCGATGTCCCTGTACTGGTACGTCGACACCAAGCACGATCTGCTCGAACTCGCCCTGGACCGCGCCCTGGGCGAGCTCCCGCTGCCCCGGACCGCACCAGCCGAGCCGGCCGTACCGGTCCAGGACGGCTGGCCCGGCCGACTGAAGTCCCTGGCCTGCGGCTACCGGCGGCTGCTGGCGCAGCACCCCTGGGTGGCGCCGCTGACCGCCGCGTACCCCAACATCGGCCCGCACGCCCGGGCCTTCGACTCCGCCCTGCAGCGGCTGCTCGACGCCACCGGCCTGGCGGGCGCCTGCCGGACCGGAGCTCACCTGGCCGTCTCGCAGTTCCTGCACGGCTGCGGGGGCGCCGCCCGGCGGGTGTCCGACGGGGACTTCGTCCTCGCGGTCGACGTGCTGATCGCGGGCATCGAGGCGAAGGCCGCCGCCCGGCCGGGCGCATAG
- a CDS encoding MDR family MFS transporter codes for MATTAPTGVQEGSRSQTTPDPAPAPMTHPQIMKALSGLMLGMFVAILSSTIVSNALPQIISDLGGTQSSYTWVVTAALLSMTAATPLWGKLSDLFSKKLLVQISLVIYVLGSVVAGLSQNTGMLIACRVVQGIGVGGLSALAQIVMAAMISPRERGRYSGYLGAVFAVATVGGPLLGGVITDTSWLGWRWCFYVGVPFAVIALIVLQRTLHLPVVRRDVKVDWLGAFLISGAVSLLLIWVTQAGDSYGWISWTTAAMTGGAVALGLLFLLVESRASDPIIPLRLFRNKTITLASAASLFVGIAMFSGTVFFSQFFQLARNESPTMSGILTIPMIGGLFVSSTVSGQVITKTGKWKAWLVSGGVLLTAGLGLLGTLRYDTPYWHIAIYMALTGLGLGMMMQNLVLATQNQVAPEDLGSASSVVTFFRSLGGAMGVSALGAVMANRVTHYVKDGLAALGPKAAAMGHGGTAGGGIPDLDKLPAPFRTVIESAYGHGVGDVFLYAAPTALLALVLVLFIKEVALKSKPAAHAPTASAATAGAPSAAE; via the coding sequence ATGGCGACGACCGCACCCACCGGTGTGCAGGAAGGCAGCCGGTCGCAGACCACGCCCGACCCCGCGCCCGCCCCCATGACCCACCCGCAGATCATGAAGGCGCTGTCCGGGCTGATGCTCGGCATGTTCGTGGCGATCCTGTCGTCCACGATCGTCTCCAACGCCCTGCCGCAGATCATCAGCGACCTCGGCGGCACCCAGTCCTCCTACACCTGGGTCGTCACCGCCGCCCTGCTGTCGATGACGGCGGCGACCCCGCTCTGGGGCAAGCTGTCCGACCTCTTCAGCAAGAAGCTGCTGGTCCAGATATCCCTGGTGATCTACGTCCTCGGCTCCGTGGTCGCGGGCCTGTCCCAGAACACCGGCATGCTCATCGCCTGCCGCGTGGTCCAGGGCATCGGCGTCGGCGGCCTGTCGGCCCTCGCCCAGATCGTGATGGCCGCGATGATCTCCCCGCGCGAGCGCGGCCGGTACAGCGGCTACCTCGGCGCGGTCTTCGCCGTCGCCACCGTCGGCGGCCCGCTGCTCGGCGGCGTCATCACCGACACCTCGTGGCTCGGCTGGCGCTGGTGCTTCTACGTCGGCGTACCGTTCGCGGTCATCGCCCTGATCGTCCTCCAGCGGACCCTGCACCTCCCGGTCGTCCGCCGCGACGTCAAGGTCGACTGGCTCGGCGCATTCCTGATCAGCGGGGCCGTGTCCCTGCTCCTGATCTGGGTCACCCAGGCCGGCGACTCGTACGGCTGGATCTCCTGGACCACCGCGGCGATGACCGGCGGCGCCGTCGCACTCGGCCTGCTCTTCCTGCTCGTCGAGTCCAGGGCGAGCGACCCGATCATCCCGCTGCGCCTGTTCCGCAACAAGACCATCACCCTCGCCTCCGCCGCCTCGCTGTTCGTCGGCATCGCGATGTTCTCGGGCACGGTCTTTTTCAGCCAGTTCTTCCAGTTGGCCCGCAACGAGTCCCCCACGATGTCCGGAATCCTCACGATTCCGATGATCGGCGGGCTCTTCGTCTCCTCCACGGTTTCCGGTCAGGTGATCACCAAGACCGGCAAGTGGAAGGCCTGGCTCGTCTCCGGCGGCGTCCTCCTGACGGCCGGCCTCGGCCTGCTGGGCACGCTGCGGTACGACACCCCGTACTGGCACATCGCGATCTACATGGCGCTGACCGGACTCGGCCTCGGCATGATGATGCAGAACCTCGTCCTCGCCACGCAGAACCAGGTGGCCCCCGAGGACCTGGGCTCGGCCAGCTCGGTCGTCACCTTCTTCCGCTCCCTCGGCGGCGCCATGGGCGTCTCGGCGCTCGGCGCGGTCATGGCCAACCGGGTCACCCACTACGTCAAGGACGGGCTGGCCGCACTCGGCCCGAAGGCCGCGGCGATGGGTCACGGCGGCACTGCCGGCGGTGGGATCCCCGACCTCGACAAGCTGCCCGCGCCGTTCCGCACCGTCATCGAGTCCGCGTACGGGCACGGCGTCGGCGACGTCTTCCTCTACGCCGCGCCCACCGCGCTGCTCGCGCTCGTCCTGGTGCTGTTCATCAAGGAGGTCGCGCTGAAGTCCAAGCCGGCGGCCCATGCCCCGACGGCGTCCGCGGCGACGGCCGGAGCCCCCTCCGCGGCGGAGTAG
- a CDS encoding MarR family winged helix-turn-helix transcriptional regulator: MARQLTGIGAVKRDLARMLPADCPPGSAAVLTLLDRHGEMRLGRLSDLMAIDISVTSRHVAHVADRGWITRDIDPVDGRCRILRLTPAGHALLAELGARYTGALEKALADWSAHDIDVLNTLLTRLRSSF, encoded by the coding sequence CTGGCCCGCCAGCTCACCGGCATCGGCGCGGTCAAGCGCGACCTCGCCCGCATGCTCCCCGCGGACTGCCCGCCGGGCTCCGCCGCCGTCCTCACCCTGCTCGACCGCCACGGCGAAATGCGGCTCGGCCGCCTCTCCGACCTCATGGCCATCGACATCTCGGTGACCAGCCGCCACGTCGCCCACGTCGCCGACCGCGGGTGGATCACCCGTGACATCGACCCCGTCGACGGCCGCTGCCGCATCCTGCGGCTCACCCCGGCCGGCCACGCGCTCCTCGCAGAGCTCGGCGCCCGCTACACCGGCGCGCTGGAGAAGGCCCTGGCCGACTGGTCCGCCCACGACATCGACGTGCTCAACACCCTGCTGACCCGGCTCCGATCGAGCTTCTAG
- a CDS encoding RNA polymerase sigma factor SigF: MSVDQGSSKVLTLVKSPAPAAPAAPVRSEAIDTRTLSRTLFQRLAALDADSPERAYVRDTLIELNLPLVRYAAARFRSRNEPMEDIVQVGTIGLIKAIDRFDCERGVEFPTFAMPTVVGEIKRFFRDTSWSVRVPRRLQELRLALTKASDELAQKLDRSPTVPELAAVLGVSEEDVVDGLAVGNAYTASSLDSPSPEDEGGEGSLADRLGYEDTALEGVEYRESLKPLLAKLPPRERQIIMLRFFANMTQSQIGEEVGISQMHVSRLLTRTLAQLRVGLIGE, encoded by the coding sequence ATGTCCGTAGACCAGGGCAGCTCCAAGGTGCTCACGCTCGTCAAGAGCCCGGCGCCGGCAGCACCTGCAGCGCCTGTCCGCTCGGAAGCCATCGACACCCGCACCCTCTCCCGCACCCTCTTCCAGCGACTTGCCGCCCTGGACGCGGACAGCCCCGAACGGGCGTACGTACGCGACACCCTGATCGAGCTGAACCTGCCCCTGGTGCGGTACGCCGCCGCTCGCTTCCGCAGCCGGAACGAGCCGATGGAGGACATCGTCCAGGTCGGCACGATCGGCCTGATCAAGGCGATCGACCGGTTCGACTGCGAACGCGGCGTGGAGTTCCCGACGTTCGCGATGCCGACCGTCGTGGGCGAGATCAAACGATTCTTTAGGGACACCTCCTGGTCCGTGCGCGTCCCGCGCCGGCTCCAGGAGCTGCGCCTCGCCCTCACCAAGGCCAGTGACGAGCTCGCCCAGAAGCTCGACCGCTCGCCGACCGTGCCGGAACTGGCCGCGGTGCTCGGGGTGTCCGAGGAGGACGTCGTCGACGGCCTCGCCGTGGGCAACGCGTACACCGCCTCCTCGCTCGACTCGCCCTCACCCGAGGACGAGGGCGGCGAGGGCTCGCTCGCGGACCGCCTCGGCTACGAGGACACCGCGCTCGAGGGCGTCGAGTACCGCGAGTCGCTGAAGCCGCTGCTCGCCAAACTCCCGCCCCGGGAGCGGCAGATCATCATGCTGCGGTTCTTCGCGAACATGACGCAGTCGCAGATCGGCGAGGAGGTCGGCATCTCCCAGATGCACGTCTCCCGGCTGCTCACGCGCACGCTGGCGCAGCTCCGGGTGGGCCTGATCGGCGAGTGA
- a CDS encoding RNA polymerase sigma factor SigF, whose protein sequence is MPASTAPQVPPQQDPQHGPERQATHGPQDASHAPQHAPRHDAARDTQPDSQVPTRQDPPQEPPAAPRPQSRGADTRALTQVLFGQLKGLQPGTSEHHRVRGALIEANLPLVRYAAARFRSRNEPMEDVVQVGTIGLINAIDRFDPDRGVQFPTFAMPTVVGEIKRYFRDNVRTVHVPRRLHELWVQVNAATEDLTTLHGRTPTTPEIAERLRIGEDEVLSCIEAGRSYHATSLEAAQEGDGLPGLLDRLGYEDPELAGVEHRDLVRHLLVQLPEREQRILLLRYYNNLTQSQISAELGVSQMHVSRLLARSFARLRSANRIEA, encoded by the coding sequence GTGCCGGCCAGTACTGCGCCTCAGGTGCCACCCCAGCAGGACCCCCAGCACGGCCCGGAGCGCCAAGCGACGCACGGCCCGCAGGACGCCTCGCACGCCCCCCAGCACGCCCCTCGGCACGACGCCGCACGCGACACCCAGCCGGACTCCCAGGTTCCGACCCGGCAGGACCCCCCGCAGGAGCCTCCAGCGGCCCCGAGACCGCAGAGCCGGGGTGCGGACACCCGGGCCCTCACCCAGGTCCTGTTCGGGCAGCTGAAGGGCCTTCAGCCGGGCACGAGCGAGCACCACCGGGTGCGCGGGGCCCTCATCGAGGCGAACCTCCCGCTCGTCCGGTACGCGGCCGCCCGCTTCCGCAGCCGCAACGAGCCGATGGAGGACGTGGTCCAGGTCGGCACGATCGGCCTCATCAACGCGATCGACCGGTTCGATCCCGACCGCGGGGTGCAGTTCCCGACGTTCGCCATGCCGACCGTCGTGGGCGAGATCAAGCGGTACTTCCGCGACAACGTCCGCACCGTCCACGTGCCGCGCCGGCTCCACGAGCTGTGGGTCCAGGTGAACGCCGCCACCGAGGACCTCACCACCCTGCACGGGCGCACGCCGACCACGCCCGAGATCGCCGAGCGGCTGCGGATCGGCGAGGACGAGGTGCTGTCCTGCATCGAGGCCGGGCGCAGCTACCACGCCACCTCCCTCGAGGCCGCCCAGGAGGGCGACGGGCTGCCGGGCCTGCTGGACCGCCTCGGCTACGAGGACCCCGAACTGGCCGGGGTCGAGCACCGGGACCTCGTACGGCACCTGCTCGTACAGCTGCCAGAGCGTGAACAAAGGATCCTGCTGCTGCGGTACTACAACAATCTGACGCAGTCGCAGATCAGCGCCGAGCTCGGGGTGTCTCAGATGCACGTGTCCCGGCTGCTCGCCCGCAGCTTCGCCCGGCTCCGGTCCGCAAACAGGATCGAGGCGTAA
- the tadA gene encoding tRNA adenosine(34) deaminase TadA — protein MITTHHPLHGPDPVRDPWRDSMRLALQEAARAVPAGDVPVGAVVLGPDGELLATGYNEREATGDPTAHAEVVALRRAAARLGEWRLPGCTLVVTLEPCVMCAGALVQSRVARVVYGADDEKAGAAGSLWDLVRDRRLNHRPEVVRGVLAEECARQLTDFFRDL, from the coding sequence GTGATCACCACGCACCACCCCTTGCACGGCCCCGATCCCGTACGGGACCCGTGGCGGGACTCCATGCGCCTGGCGCTCCAGGAGGCCGCCCGGGCGGTGCCGGCCGGCGACGTGCCGGTCGGCGCCGTCGTGCTGGGCCCGGACGGGGAGCTCCTCGCCACCGGGTACAACGAGCGCGAGGCCACCGGCGACCCCACGGCGCACGCCGAAGTGGTGGCGCTGCGCCGGGCGGCCGCCCGGCTCGGGGAATGGCGGCTTCCGGGGTGCACCCTCGTGGTGACCCTGGAGCCGTGCGTGATGTGCGCGGGCGCGCTCGTGCAGTCGCGGGTGGCCCGGGTCGTCTACGGCGCCGACGACGAGAAGGCGGGAGCCGCGGGGTCGCTCTGGGACCTCGTACGGGACCGCAGGCTCAACCACCGCCCGGAAGTGGTCCGCGGCGTGCTCGCCGAGGAATGCGCGCGGCAGCTCACGGACTTCTTCCGCGACCTCTGA
- a CDS encoding tRNA adenosine deaminase-associated protein, whose amino-acid sequence MYFAALLARTEDGWEASDMELDDVESLSDLIDLARAAAVDDDTVVALIEQEDAWFGVVRVDGEEDPRYFVSNASAASRSSYGSMLTDELLGSDEEDDELDELDLDGTEDGEEDTIAAFAGADDDEDEEESPGAEPVPAGPLGDPRLLDDLGVSHKQLMTLDGDALSEIADSLGATEVLEAVR is encoded by the coding sequence GTGTATTTCGCCGCACTGCTCGCGCGCACCGAAGACGGGTGGGAAGCGAGCGACATGGAACTCGACGACGTCGAGTCCCTCAGTGATCTGATCGATCTCGCCCGTGCCGCCGCTGTCGATGACGACACGGTGGTCGCCCTCATCGAGCAGGAGGACGCCTGGTTCGGCGTCGTCCGCGTGGACGGCGAGGAGGACCCGCGGTACTTCGTCTCGAACGCCTCCGCGGCCTCCCGCAGCTCCTACGGCTCGATGCTGACCGACGAGCTGCTGGGCAGCGACGAGGAGGACGACGAACTCGACGAACTGGACCTGGACGGCACCGAGGACGGCGAGGAGGACACGATCGCCGCGTTCGCCGGCGCCGATGACGACGAGGACGAGGAGGAATCGCCCGGCGCGGAACCGGTACCGGCCGGTCCGCTCGGTGACCCCCGACTGCTGGACGACCTCGGCGTCAGCCACAAACAACTGATGACCCTCGACGGGGACGCCCTCTCGGAGATCGCCGACTCCCTCGGCGCCACCGAGGTGCTGGAGGCCGTCCGCTAG
- a CDS encoding universal stress protein, translating into MSNAPVVAAVDGSDHSLLALEWARTAALRHRTGLVVAHVLPDTAQLYAARRSSLADASQPEKFADPVGERVRGILATAPELPDEVRYDALEGSVPEALRVAGEGALVLVMGSRGRGGFAALLLGSNSRALASSAACPVVVVPHAARSAPAEPADGSAGSDASAGSAGRVVLGLHAAETADDVVAFAFTEAAARGTTVQVVSAYAIPPAPTLVMDSPFQVIPPEGLADDGDAVPAEREMLRSQTERLVPFRARWPQVRVEQAAVPGDPAERLVTASRAAALVVVGRHHPRRSVGHLMIGSVAHAVLHHAHGPVAVVPTLSDDS; encoded by the coding sequence ATGAGCAACGCACCGGTCGTCGCGGCGGTCGACGGATCCGATCACAGCCTCTTGGCGCTGGAATGGGCCCGGACGGCGGCGCTCCGCCACCGCACCGGCCTCGTCGTCGCGCACGTGCTGCCCGACACCGCCCAGCTGTACGCGGCGCGCCGCTCCTCCCTCGCCGACGCCTCGCAGCCGGAGAAGTTCGCCGACCCCGTCGGCGAGCGGGTACGGGGCATCCTCGCCACGGCCCCCGAACTGCCGGACGAGGTGCGGTACGACGCGCTGGAGGGCTCGGTGCCCGAGGCCCTGCGGGTGGCCGGGGAGGGCGCCCTGGTGCTGGTGATGGGCTCCCGGGGGCGCGGCGGCTTCGCCGCCCTGCTGCTCGGCTCGAACAGCCGCGCCCTGGCCTCGTCGGCGGCGTGCCCGGTGGTGGTGGTCCCGCACGCGGCGCGCAGTGCGCCGGCCGAGCCGGCCGACGGGTCCGCCGGCTCCGACGCGTCCGCCGGTTCCGCCGGTCGGGTGGTGCTCGGCCTGCATGCCGCGGAGACCGCGGACGACGTGGTGGCCTTCGCCTTCACGGAAGCGGCCGCACGGGGGACCACCGTCCAGGTGGTCTCGGCGTACGCGATCCCGCCGGCGCCGACGCTGGTGATGGACAGCCCCTTCCAGGTGATCCCGCCGGAGGGGCTGGCCGACGACGGGGACGCCGTACCGGCGGAGCGGGAGATGCTGCGCTCCCAGACGGAGCGGCTGGTGCCGTTCCGGGCCCGGTGGCCGCAGGTGCGGGTGGAGCAGGCGGCGGTCCCGGGCGACCCGGCGGAGCGCCTGGTGACGGCCTCCCGGGCGGCGGCCCTGGTGGTGGTGGGCCGCCACCACCCGCGGCGCAGCGTCGGGCACCTGATGATCGGCTCGGTGGCCCACGCGGTGCTGCACCACGCGCACGGCCCGGTGGCGGTGGTCCCCACCCTGTCGGACGACTCTTAA
- the upp gene encoding uracil phosphoribosyltransferase has translation MRLQVVDHPLVAHKLTTLRDKRTDSPTFRRLADELVTLLAYEATRDVRTEQADIVTPVGPTTGVKLSHPRPLVVPILRAGLGMLDGMMRLLPTAEVGFMGMVRNEETLEASTYATRMPEDLSGRQVYVVDPMLATGGTLVAAIQELIKRGADDVTAVVLLAAPEGVEVMERDLAGTPVTVVTAAVDERLNEHGYIVPGLGDAGDRMYGSAE, from the coding sequence GTGCGTTTGCAGGTCGTCGATCACCCCTTGGTGGCGCACAAACTGACCACCCTGCGCGACAAGCGCACCGACTCCCCCACCTTCCGTCGGCTCGCCGACGAGCTGGTGACCCTCCTCGCGTACGAGGCCACCCGCGACGTGCGCACCGAGCAGGCCGACATCGTCACGCCGGTCGGTCCGACCACCGGCGTGAAGCTCTCGCACCCGCGCCCGCTGGTCGTGCCGATCCTGCGCGCCGGTCTCGGCATGCTGGACGGCATGATGCGGCTGCTGCCGACCGCCGAGGTGGGCTTCATGGGCATGGTCCGCAACGAGGAGACCCTGGAGGCCTCCACGTACGCGACGCGCATGCCGGAGGACCTCTCCGGGCGGCAGGTCTACGTCGTCGACCCGATGCTGGCCACCGGCGGCACGCTCGTCGCGGCGATCCAGGAACTGATCAAGCGCGGCGCGGACGACGTCACCGCCGTGGTGCTGCTGGCCGCGCCAGAGGGCGTCGAGGTCATGGAGCGCGACCTCGCGGGCACGCCGGTGACGGTCGTGACGGCCGCGGTGGACGAACGGCTCAACGAGCACGGCTACATCGTGCCGGGTCTGGGCGACGCGGGCGACCGCATGTACGGCTCGGCCGAGTAG
- a CDS encoding LytR C-terminal domain-containing protein — MSMLTPPGMGGKYRVTGAAYPRMSRPRRRRRIVLTVLGAVLGLALLGYGTLQLMNVFRGESGKPVAAGKDCATPKPRAGAAAAASPAAAKPAVALPQPGEITVNVYNATPRAGLAKAVADELKKRGFTVANVGNAPADFDKKVPGTGILLGSPKTDKAAFSVLGTQLEGDTQQTDAREGADIDLILGDAFKELSPKEAADKELYLLANPQPAPAKTC, encoded by the coding sequence ATGAGCATGCTCACTCCCCCCGGCATGGGCGGAAAGTACCGCGTCACGGGAGCGGCTTACCCCCGCATGAGCCGACCCCGGCGGCGCCGGCGGATCGTCCTCACCGTGCTCGGAGCAGTCCTCGGTCTCGCCCTGCTGGGCTACGGAACCCTGCAGCTCATGAACGTGTTCCGCGGCGAGAGCGGCAAGCCCGTCGCGGCGGGCAAGGACTGCGCGACCCCGAAGCCCAGGGCGGGCGCCGCGGCGGCCGCCAGCCCCGCCGCCGCCAAGCCGGCCGTGGCCCTGCCGCAGCCCGGCGAGATCACCGTCAACGTCTACAACGCGACCCCGCGCGCGGGGCTCGCCAAGGCGGTCGCCGACGAGCTGAAGAAACGCGGCTTCACCGTCGCCAACGTCGGCAACGCCCCCGCCGACTTCGACAAGAAGGTCCCCGGAACGGGGATACTGCTCGGCTCGCCCAAGACCGACAAGGCGGCCTTCTCCGTACTGGGCACGCAGCTCGAGGGCGATACGCAGCAGACCGATGCCCGCGAAGGCGCCGACATCGACCTGATCCTCGGCGACGCCTTCAAGGAGCTCAGCCCGAAGGAGGCGGCGGACAAGGAGCTGTACCTGCTGGCCAACCCCCAGCCCGCGCCCGCCAAGACCTGCTGA
- a CDS encoding type II toxin-antitoxin system VapB family antitoxin yields MIFKRIGNGRPYPDHGRETTRQWADVAPRPVRLDQLVTTKGQLDLETLLAEDSTFYGDLFAHVVKWQGDLYLEDGLHRAVRAALQQRQVLHARVLEMDY; encoded by the coding sequence GTGATCTTCAAGCGCATCGGAAACGGGCGGCCGTACCCCGACCACGGCAGGGAAACCACCCGGCAGTGGGCGGATGTCGCCCCGCGCCCGGTCCGGCTCGACCAGTTGGTGACGACCAAGGGACAGCTGGACCTCGAGACGCTGCTGGCCGAGGACTCGACGTTCTACGGGGACCTCTTCGCCCACGTCGTGAAGTGGCAGGGCGACCTGTACCTGGAGGACGGCCTGCACCGCGCCGTGCGCGCGGCCCTGCAGCAGCGCCAGGTGCTGCACGCCCGCGTCCTCGAAATGGACTACTAG